From one Triticum aestivum cultivar Chinese Spring chromosome 4B, IWGSC CS RefSeq v2.1, whole genome shotgun sequence genomic stretch:
- the LOC123093829 gene encoding dihydrodipicolinate reductase-like protein CRR1, chloroplastic isoform X3 produces MGGHAYPNLLPFPTTGPCTGGIATGTVSSSSCRYSVHCRRTSKVVVGRRSAAASVSCSAASAQAPPSQSTIKVVIVGATKKMGRAAVTAVSRARGMVLAGATDTQCIGMDAGQISGMEEALEIPVLNDLTMHGPGLHSTGNVL; encoded by the exons ATGGGAGGGCACGCCTACCCGAATCTCCTCCCTTTCCCCACGACCGGACCCTGCACAGGCGGCATCGCCACCGGCACGGTCAGTTCGTCGTCATGCCGCTACTCCGTCCACTGCCGCCGCACCAGTAAGGTCGTCGTCGGGAGGAGAAGCGCGGCGGCGAGTGTCTCCTGCTCCGCCGCATCCGCGCAGGCGCCGCCGTCGCAGAGCACAATCAAG gtggtcatcgtcggcgcgaccaAGAAGATGGGGAGGGCGGCGGTCACGGCGGTGAGCAGGGCGAGGGGGATGGTGCTCGCGGGCGCCACTGACACCCAGTGCATCGGGATGGACGCAGGACAG ATAAGTGGCATGGAAGAAGCTCTCGAGATCCCCGTGCTCAATGATCTCACCATGCATGGTCCTGGGCTCCATAGCACAG GTAACGTACTATGA
- the LOC123093829 gene encoding dihydrodipicolinate reductase-like protein CRR1, chloroplastic isoform X1 has product MGGHAYPNLLPFPTTGPCTGGIATGTVSSSSCRYSVHCRRTSKVVVGRRSAAASVSCSAASAQAPPSQSTIKVVIVGATKKMGRAAVTAVSRARGMVLAGATDTQCIGMDAGQISGMEEALEIPVLNDLTMHGPGLHSTGINLSLHSWNVDSSRASFSGERFAGVVVDFSEPSSVYDNEAGNVL; this is encoded by the exons ATGGGAGGGCACGCCTACCCGAATCTCCTCCCTTTCCCCACGACCGGACCCTGCACAGGCGGCATCGCCACCGGCACGGTCAGTTCGTCGTCATGCCGCTACTCCGTCCACTGCCGCCGCACCAGTAAGGTCGTCGTCGGGAGGAGAAGCGCGGCGGCGAGTGTCTCCTGCTCCGCCGCATCCGCGCAGGCGCCGCCGTCGCAGAGCACAATCAAG gtggtcatcgtcggcgcgaccaAGAAGATGGGGAGGGCGGCGGTCACGGCGGTGAGCAGGGCGAGGGGGATGGTGCTCGCGGGCGCCACTGACACCCAGTGCATCGGGATGGACGCAGGACAG ATAAGTGGCATGGAAGAAGCTCTCGAGATCCCCGTGCTCAATGATCTCACCATGCATGGTCCTGGGCTCCATAGCACAGGTATTAACTTGAGTCTCCATTCGTGGAATGTTGATTCATCTCGTGCTTCCTTTTCGGGTGAGCGCTTCGCTGGTGTGGTTGTCGATTTCAGTGAACCTTCATCCGTCTACGACAATGAAGCAGGTAACGTACTATGA
- the LOC123093829 gene encoding uncharacterized protein isoform X2 yields MGGHAYPNLLPFPTTGPCTGGIATGTVSSSSCRYSVHCRRTSKVVVGRRSAAASVSCSAASAQAPPSQSTIKVVIVGATKKMGRAAVTAVSRARGMVLAGATDTQCIGMDAGQVRACLLTTRSHVLCLCCSSPVVSWYSLEVLCVVSSDKWHGRSSRDPRAQ; encoded by the exons ATGGGAGGGCACGCCTACCCGAATCTCCTCCCTTTCCCCACGACCGGACCCTGCACAGGCGGCATCGCCACCGGCACGGTCAGTTCGTCGTCATGCCGCTACTCCGTCCACTGCCGCCGCACCAGTAAGGTCGTCGTCGGGAGGAGAAGCGCGGCGGCGAGTGTCTCCTGCTCCGCCGCATCCGCGCAGGCGCCGCCGTCGCAGAGCACAATCAAG gtggtcatcgtcggcgcgaccaAGAAGATGGGGAGGGCGGCGGTCACGGCGGTGAGCAGGGCGAGGGGGATGGTGCTCGCGGGCGCCACTGACACCCAGTGCATCGGGATGGACGCAGGACAGGTGCGCGCGTGCTTGCTCACCACTCGTTCCCATGTGCTCTGCCTCTGTTGTTCTTCGCCTGTTGTTAGTTGGTACAGTTTGGAAGTGCTGTGTGTTGTTTCTTCAGATAAGTGGCATGGAAGAAGCTCTCGAGATCCCCGTGCTCAATGA